One genomic segment of [Phormidium] sp. ETS-05 includes these proteins:
- a CDS encoding ATP-binding protein has product MALIEELIRQEVNPFDINLKPGNFWRDKQEAAETIDSIHIEAIQKIEGLLHKVVADRRSRTVLLTGDPGSGKSYLLGRLKRTLNAKAFFAYIEPWPEGDRLGRHILRYTVDSLMQVPEGQTESQLILWLKSLSVFTKRSMKQRIFDDNFWEVLQSDRQKFISHLKKTYKTAGIYNADSFFGVLHDLTDPDLYDLACEWLKGDDLSEESLNLLHQRKSIETETDAWETLANLGRIATETQPIVLCFDQLEFSNSQTQLAELQKLFSFNTNIHNQGLKNFLVIICLTTNNWQNNRRSIQQSDLDRIEGKLSLKPINLDQAEALWVLRVQPLHRQANPQPDSQIFPLTRTILEDNFPGGKTDPRRVIKLGGQEYQQYKLSLLSSNNSDGGEKPDSVIPKDTLLSRFKLAWQQEFKKTERKITKVNFLSAPELVQMLAEALEALQIPTTKSKLLSGKYASSSLTYQHPHHHYDVGVLWTEDANMSSFATAMKACQKAVARHSSHSMILIRAAETGNNPNLVGYKLYHSIFKVNPNRHIKPTAASVHYLATYHSLVNSALGQELLLGSQIISLPELQQLIRESDILTDCLLLQDLGIFPPKAAATAIVTNGAKATPPDKTQQQIQDYLLNVVKTQHFLGKNALLTQAQSQFSEANQQTISQEFDSLIKAGKFQIANPDDAQEKQVVCLLW; this is encoded by the coding sequence ATGGCATTGATAGAGGAGCTGATTCGCCAGGAAGTGAACCCGTTTGATATTAATTTGAAGCCGGGTAATTTTTGGCGGGACAAGCAGGAGGCGGCGGAAACTATCGATTCGATTCATATTGAAGCAATCCAAAAGATAGAAGGTTTGCTACACAAGGTGGTAGCCGATCGCCGCAGTCGGACGGTGTTGCTGACTGGGGACCCTGGTTCGGGGAAAAGTTACCTTTTAGGTCGTCTGAAACGGACGCTGAATGCGAAAGCCTTTTTCGCCTATATTGAACCTTGGCCCGAAGGCGATCGGCTCGGACGCCACATCCTCCGCTACACTGTAGATAGTCTGATGCAGGTTCCCGAAGGGCAAACCGAATCTCAGCTTATCCTCTGGCTGAAAAGTCTCTCCGTATTTACTAAGCGGAGCATGAAACAGCGGATATTTGATGATAATTTCTGGGAGGTGTTGCAGAGCGATCGACAAAAATTCATCAGCCATCTGAAAAAAACCTACAAAACCGCTGGCATCTACAACGCTGACAGCTTTTTCGGCGTCCTCCATGACCTCACCGACCCCGACCTATACGACCTCGCCTGTGAGTGGCTAAAAGGTGATGATTTAAGCGAAGAATCCCTCAATTTACTGCATCAAAGAAAATCCATAGAAACCGAAACCGATGCTTGGGAGACTTTAGCCAACCTAGGCAGAATCGCCACGGAAACCCAGCCGATCGTCCTCTGCTTTGACCAGTTGGAATTCAGCAACAGCCAGACCCAGTTAGCCGAACTGCAAAAATTATTTTCTTTCAACACAAACATTCACAATCAAGGACTAAAAAACTTTCTCGTCATCATCTGTCTAACTACCAATAACTGGCAGAATAATCGCAGAAGCATTCAGCAGTCAGACTTAGACCGCATTGAGGGTAAACTCAGCCTCAAACCCATCAACCTCGACCAAGCCGAAGCCCTTTGGGTATTGCGGGTACAGCCCCTCCATCGCCAAGCCAACCCCCAGCCAGATTCCCAGATTTTCCCCCTCACCCGCACTATCTTAGAAGATAATTTTCCCGGCGGCAAAACTGACCCCAGAAGGGTGATAAAGCTCGGTGGTCAAGAGTATCAGCAATATAAGCTGAGCCTATTATCCTCCAATAACAGCGATGGTGGTGAAAAGCCGGACTCCGTTATCCCCAAGGACACCTTACTATCACGCTTCAAATTGGCTTGGCAGCAGGAATTCAAGAAAACTGAGCGCAAAATCACTAAGGTGAATTTCCTATCAGCTCCGGAACTGGTGCAGATGCTGGCAGAAGCCTTAGAAGCCTTGCAAATCCCCACAACTAAATCAAAACTGCTCTCTGGCAAATACGCCAGCTCTTCCCTCACCTATCAACATCCCCATCATCATTATGATGTGGGGGTACTGTGGACAGAAGATGCCAATATGAGCAGCTTTGCAACTGCCATGAAAGCCTGCCAAAAAGCTGTGGCTCGCCACAGCAGCCACAGTATGATACTGATTCGAGCTGCTGAAACCGGCAATAATCCCAATCTGGTGGGCTATAAGCTCTATCACAGCATTTTCAAGGTAAACCCAAATCGTCACATCAAACCTACCGCCGCCTCGGTTCACTACTTAGCCACCTATCACAGTTTAGTCAATTCCGCACTAGGACAAGAATTATTATTAGGCAGCCAAATCATCTCCCTCCCCGAACTACAACAGCTTATCCGGGAAAGTGATATCTTAACCGATTGTCTGCTGTTACAGGATTTGGGCATTTTTCCCCCAAAAGCCGCCGCTACTGCTATCGTCACAAATGGAGCCAAAGCCACTCCCCCTGACAAAACCCAGCAGCAAATTCAAGATTACTTGCTCAACGTGGTCAAAACCCAGCATTTTTTAGGCAAAAATGCCCTACTGACCCAAGCTCAGAGTCAATTTAGCGAAGCCAACCAGCAGACTATCAGCCAGGAGTTTGATAGCCTAATTAAAGCCGGAAAATTCCAAATCGCTAATCCCGACGACGCCCAAGAAAAGCAAGTAGTTTGTTTACTATGGTAA